Proteins co-encoded in one Actinomadura luteofluorescens genomic window:
- a CDS encoding ABC transporter substrate-binding protein, translating to MEPRYGGTLRYFGPGGMDHVDPACAYYAFSHQIIRLFARQLFGYPTAVDETALTPVPDVAAESPTVANGGMSPDGLVYRIRLRQGVMWDTDPPREVTAEDFVRGFKRMCNPVAGAGAIAYYTSTIRGMAEFADGYRREFAGRTPSAADLAGYQNAHEISGLRADGDRTLVVELVRPANDLLNLLSMMFASAAPREYDRFVPDSAEFIANVRSNGPYRLTGYENGRFLTMERNPVWRQDTDPLRHQYVDGLDVRMARVDDDRVREAIRSGEADLSWGAPVISEDRRPPDADRHLGYAMNPYLVFNMKSPNEGGALRDVRVRRAVAYAVDKASMVRLLDDMDLGTVTRTAHTAIPPGNFGHREYDRYPTPGDHGDPAKARALLAEAGYPDGLTLKALYRADAPHADIARYYAADLEKAGFTVELRLISQPDEYYRFLQNPAMAEAGEWDVTAAAWTPDWFGNNGRAYVQPMFQSNFAAGTSNYGGYRNPEVDRLIEEALSERDPVRAEELWHRIDRQVIEDVAIVPVLACEPTIPHMTSARVRNGLPLPQVDRWLDAACIWLDPPG from the coding sequence GTGGAGCCTCGTTACGGCGGTACCCTCCGCTACTTCGGGCCTGGCGGAATGGACCATGTCGATCCTGCGTGCGCCTATTACGCCTTTTCGCACCAGATCATCAGGCTGTTCGCGCGGCAGTTGTTCGGCTACCCGACGGCCGTGGACGAGACGGCCCTGACCCCGGTCCCGGACGTCGCCGCGGAGTCGCCGACGGTCGCCAACGGCGGGATGAGCCCGGACGGGCTCGTGTACCGGATCCGCCTGCGCCAGGGCGTCATGTGGGACACCGACCCGCCGCGCGAGGTCACCGCGGAGGACTTCGTCCGCGGCTTCAAGCGGATGTGCAACCCGGTGGCCGGCGCCGGGGCGATCGCCTACTACACGAGCACGATCAGGGGGATGGCCGAGTTCGCCGACGGCTACCGGCGGGAGTTCGCGGGACGGACCCCCTCGGCCGCCGACCTGGCCGGCTACCAGAACGCGCACGAGATCTCCGGGCTGCGGGCCGACGGCGACCGCACCCTGGTCGTCGAGCTGGTGCGGCCCGCCAACGACCTGCTGAACCTCCTGTCGATGATGTTCGCGTCCGCGGCGCCGCGCGAGTACGACCGGTTCGTCCCGGACAGTGCCGAGTTCATCGCGAACGTTCGCTCCAACGGCCCGTACCGCCTCACCGGCTACGAGAACGGCCGGTTCCTGACGATGGAGCGGAACCCGGTGTGGCGGCAGGACACCGATCCGCTGCGGCACCAGTACGTCGACGGCCTCGACGTGCGGATGGCGCGCGTCGACGACGACCGGGTGCGGGAGGCGATCCGGAGCGGGGAGGCCGACCTGTCGTGGGGCGCGCCGGTCATCAGCGAGGACCGCCGCCCCCCGGACGCGGACCGGCATCTCGGGTACGCGATGAACCCCTACCTCGTGTTCAACATGAAGAGCCCGAACGAGGGCGGGGCGCTGCGCGACGTCAGGGTGCGCAGGGCCGTCGCGTACGCCGTCGACAAGGCCTCCATGGTCAGGCTGCTCGACGACATGGATCTGGGGACGGTGACCCGGACGGCGCACACGGCGATCCCGCCGGGCAACTTCGGGCACCGCGAGTACGACCGCTACCCGACGCCGGGGGACCACGGCGATCCGGCGAAGGCGCGGGCGCTGCTCGCCGAGGCCGGGTACCCCGACGGCCTCACCCTCAAGGCGCTCTACCGCGCCGACGCCCCGCACGCCGACATCGCGCGGTACTACGCCGCCGACCTGGAGAAGGCGGGGTTCACGGTCGAACTGCGGTTGATCAGCCAGCCCGACGAGTACTACCGGTTCCTGCAGAACCCGGCCATGGCCGAGGCGGGCGAATGGGACGTCACGGCGGCGGCGTGGACGCCCGACTGGTTCGGCAACAACGGCCGCGCCTACGTCCAGCCGATGTTCCAGTCCAACTTCGCCGCCGGCACCAGCAACTACGGCGGGTACCGCAACCCCGAGGTCGACCGGCTCATCGAGGAGGCCCTGTCCGAGCGGGATCCGGTGCGCGCGGAGGAGTTGTGGCACCGGATCGACCGGCAGGTCATCGAGGACGTCGCGATCGTGCCCGTCCTGGCCTGCGAGCCGACCATCCCCCACATGACCAGCGCCCGCGTGCGCAACGGCCTGCCGCTGCCGCAGGTGGACCGCTGGCTCGACGCGGCCTGCATCTGGCTCGACCCGCCCGGCTGA
- a CDS encoding methyltransferase, with product MDAQQSALFLFEEAMGFTYSAALRAAAEIGVADHLAAGPRTTAELAAATGTGQDALYRILRLLAARDVVHEDEPGRFRLTARGDALRTDAPMSARAGILMFTDRMFWTVSHEAATVARDEATTFEQLFGTTIGGYFAENADTEALFYDGMATVSEAENALVAGSYSFPPAGTVVDVGGGKGGFLRAVLRANPGLHGVLLDQEEHVLGHHLLDGGDITGRWQVADGDFFDSVPAGDVYLIKRILHNWDDEKCVAILRNCRRAMKPDGRVLAVDAIVPAGNEAHQSKPMDFMMLAARTGRERTEAELHPLFEAAGLRLARVLPTASVMSIAEGVPS from the coding sequence ATGGACGCGCAGCAGTCCGCGCTCTTCCTCTTCGAGGAGGCGATGGGATTCACCTACTCCGCCGCGCTGCGCGCGGCGGCGGAAATCGGCGTGGCCGACCACCTGGCCGCGGGCCCGCGCACGACGGCCGAACTCGCGGCCGCCACCGGAACGGGGCAGGACGCGCTGTACCGGATCCTGCGCCTGCTCGCGGCGCGGGACGTGGTCCACGAGGACGAGCCGGGGCGGTTCCGGCTGACCGCCAGGGGCGACGCGCTGCGCACCGACGCGCCGATGTCCGCCCGCGCCGGGATCCTGATGTTCACCGACCGGATGTTCTGGACCGTCAGCCATGAGGCCGCGACCGTCGCCCGGGACGAGGCGACGACCTTCGAGCAACTCTTCGGCACGACGATCGGCGGATACTTCGCGGAGAACGCCGACACCGAGGCGCTCTTCTACGACGGGATGGCGACGGTCTCCGAGGCCGAGAACGCCCTCGTCGCGGGGAGTTACTCGTTCCCCCCGGCGGGCACGGTCGTCGACGTCGGCGGCGGCAAGGGCGGATTCCTCCGCGCGGTGCTGCGGGCGAACCCCGGGCTGCACGGCGTCCTCCTCGACCAGGAGGAGCACGTGCTCGGCCACCACCTGCTGGACGGCGGCGACATCACCGGCCGCTGGCAGGTCGCCGACGGGGACTTCTTCGACTCCGTCCCCGCCGGGGACGTGTACCTGATCAAGCGCATCCTGCACAACTGGGACGACGAGAAGTGCGTGGCGATCCTGCGCAACTGCCGCCGGGCGATGAAGCCGGACGGGCGGGTCCTCGCCGTCGACGCGATCGTCCCGGCCGGCAACGAGGCCCACCAGAGCAAGCCGATGGACTTCATGATGCTCGCGGCGCGCACCGGGCGGGAACGCACCGAGGCGGAACTGCACCCGCTGTTCGAGGCCGCCGGCCTGCGGCTCGCCCGCGTCCTGCCCACCGCCTCGGTCATGTCGATCGCCGAGGGCGTGCCGAGCTGA
- a CDS encoding class I SAM-dependent methyltransferase, which produces MSYGAAHAELYDPVFRSRGKDFAGEAEGLNRLVRSRFPGARTLLDVACGTGAHLEHLAGYFDHVEGLDHSPAMREVARGRLPGVAVHGGDMRDFELHRTFDVVICMGSGLAEADSPGQVADSVARMSAHLAPGGVLIVEPWYFPDNFLDGHAAGHLFRDDGRVVSRLTHSARHGARSRVEIRFTVVDSSGFREFTDVIVKYLLPRERYEAAFERAGCAVEFVPGFSLADGRPNGPGLFVGVRTAGTDPDNET; this is translated from the coding sequence ATGAGCTACGGAGCGGCGCACGCCGAGCTCTACGATCCCGTCTTCCGCAGCCGCGGGAAGGACTTCGCGGGGGAGGCCGAGGGGCTGAACCGGCTGGTCCGGTCCCGGTTCCCGGGAGCGCGCACCCTGCTCGACGTCGCCTGCGGCACCGGCGCCCATCTGGAGCACCTCGCCGGGTACTTCGACCACGTGGAAGGGCTCGACCACTCGCCCGCCATGCGGGAGGTCGCGCGGGGGCGGCTGCCCGGGGTCGCGGTGCACGGCGGCGACATGCGGGACTTCGAGCTCCACCGCACCTTCGACGTGGTCATCTGCATGGGCAGCGGGCTGGCCGAAGCGGATTCCCCCGGGCAGGTGGCCGACTCGGTCGCCAGGATGTCGGCGCACCTCGCGCCGGGCGGGGTCCTCATCGTCGAACCGTGGTACTTCCCCGACAACTTCCTCGACGGGCACGCCGCCGGGCACCTGTTCCGGGACGACGGGCGGGTGGTCTCGCGGCTGACGCACTCGGCGAGGCACGGGGCCAGGAGCCGCGTGGAGATCCGATTCACGGTCGTGGACTCGTCCGGGTTCAGGGAGTTCACCGATGTGATCGTCAAGTACCTGCTTCCCCGCGAACGGTACGAGGCCGCCTTCGAGCGGGCAGGCTGCGCCGTCGAGTTCGTGCCCGGCTTCTCGCTGGCCGACGGCCGGCCGAACGGTCCCGGGCTCTTCGTCGGCGTCCGCACCGCGGGAACGGACCCGGACAACGAAACTTGA